DNA from Nitrospira sp.:
TGAGCTGAATCCCTGAACAGACGGCGGTCACAAATCCTGCTCCGGCTAGAATCTGCAACTCTCGGATCGGAACCGTAAACCCGGTTGGTCTCCCCTTCAACCCAGGATCGTGTGACAGCGACAGAGTAGTTTTTGCCATGCAGACGGGTAAGCCGCCATATCCCAACGCCTCTGCTGTTTCGATTTGACGCTCAGCCTCAGGTTCGTACGTGACGCCGGTCGCGCCATACATGCTAGTCGCGATGGTTTTGATTTTTTTCTGATGGGCCAGGACAATTCATAGAGATGTTTGAAGTGAGCCGGTTTCTCCGATGTCCTGACGACGGCGGAGGCCAGCTGGTCAGCTCCCTTCCCGCCATGGACCCAATGGGTTGAGACTGCCGCATCTGCCGCTCCCATCTTAAGCGACTGTTCCCGAACCCAATCCAATTCATCCTGAGGATCATCCTTGAAGGCATTGATGGCGACAACGACCGGTACACCATGCGTTAGGACATTGGTGATATGCTGCCCAAGATTGGTGATTCCCTTCGAGAGCGCTTCCCGATTCGAACCCGTTAGACTCGAAGGCAAGGCAACGCCTGCCTTGGCAACGCCTCCACCGCCATGGAGCTTCAGTGCCCGTAATGTCGCCACGACCACTGCTGCGGTCGGAGCAAATCCCGATGCGCGACACTTGATGTTAAAAAACTTTTCTGCTCCAAGATCGCTGCTGAAGCCCGCCTCTGTTATAACGAAGTCTGCGCATCTCAGCGCAATCGCGTCGGAAATGATCGAGCAGTTGCCATGCGCGATGTTACCGAAAGGCCCCGTATGGACGAATGCCGGAGTCCCTTCAAGAGTTTGAACCAGATTCGGCATGAGGGCGTCCTTTAGGAGGACGGCCATCGATCCCACGCAACGAAGCTCCTCGGCCGTGACTGGCGTACCGGCCCTTGTCAGCCCCACGAGTATTCGCCCGAGCCGCTCGCGGAGATCGCGCTTATCTTTCGCTAGCGCCAGCACCGCCATCACCTCTGAATCCTCGGTGATGACGAATTGCCCCAGGCGTCTGTCCGGTTCTTCACTCAACATGATCTTCCGGAGAGCACAATCACTGATGCTCAAGGTCCGAGGCCACGTAATCCGTTGAGGATCGATCGAGAGAGCGTTGCCATGAAACAGATGATTATCGAGGAACGCGGAGAGCAGATTGTGGCTGGCAGCCACCGCATGGGCATCCCCAGTCAGGTGAAGGTTGATATCTTCCATCGGGGCGACTTGGGCACGTCCTCCACCAGTCCCTCCTCCCTTCGCCCCAAACACAGGACCGAGCGATGGCTGCCTGAGAGTAAGCGCGGTACGATACCCTAGCCGCGAGAGTCCCATGGCAAGACCTATCGACGTCGTGGTCTTTCCCTCTCCCAAGGGCGTTGGGTTAATTGCCGTGACGAGAATATACCGCCCCTTCGGGACAGTCATAAGACGATCCAATACCTGCGGTGAGGCTTTCGCCTTATCGCGTCCGTAGAGGGTGAGCTCTTCGGCACGGATCCAGAGCAGAGAACCGATTTCGACAATGGGGCGCAAGGTAACGGATTGGGCGATCTCGATGTCGGTCAAGAGGCGCTCATCATGCCTTGTCTAGGTGGCAGGTAACAGCACAGGCAGTTGGGCAGCGATTTGGAAGCAAGTTAACGTGCGTAAGACGATTGGACTGTCGAGAGGTCAGAAACAAGTCCGTGGAGCATCAATTAAGATCTGAACTGCCCGCTACTCTAAGATGTACTTGGTGGGGTCAAGTGCCTGGCCGTTCAATTTCACCATGTAGTGCAGGTGTGGACCGGTGGACAGGCCTGAGCTCCCGACAAGCGCAATGACATCGCCACGCTCGACTCTCTGGCCTTCCTTTACCAAGGCCTTCGCAAGGTGTCCGTAGAGCGTCTCAACTCCGAATCCATGATCCAGGCGGACGATATTCCCAAGCTTAGGATCGTATCCTATGGACGTAATTCTTCCTTGGGCTGGAGCATGGACCGGAGTGTTTGGCGCGGCCCCGATATCCAATCCATCATGCCAGGCAGGCTTCTCCGTGAAAGGTGAAATTCGCGGGCCAAATCCAGACGTTACCCAGCCCTTCACCGGCCAAATTGAGGGCGTCGATGCCCAGCGGGACGAACGCTGCTCGGCTGCTTGTGACAATTCGTCAAGGATATGTTCCTGCACCGTTGCTTGCCTTGAAAGCCATTCCAGACCTTCTTTCACTGATGCAACGGCCTGGAGGTTATCCCGAGATGACCCTAGGCCAACGGCAGAGGAGTGTTCCTGATCGCCGTCGGATATCTGCCTTGAGGCACCCGATGAAGGCCTTGGTTCGTTTCCACCGGAAATCGTGTCTCCTCCTTCGGGAATCGGTACCTCTTCTCCACCTCTGCCGTTTGCCATATCACCCGTCTTGGGAACTTCTATGCCCAGCATGACTCGAAGCCTTTGATTAACCTCATTCATCGCTCCAAGGCGCTTCTTCAAATCATCAATGGCGGTTGAGAATGCCGCAGTCTGCTCTCGTGCACTCATGGCTTCAGTACGGAAAGCCGTCAGCTCCCATACCTCTCCCGTTCTGATGACATAGTGTGAAACCACGAGAAGATCGGCAAGGATGACCACACCCAGACAAACCAGCAATCGACGAAGGAGTTTCCTCGAAAAACTGAAGCGGATGGGCTTTGCAGTGGAACCTCGGAACACTACAACGGTAAAGGCATCGCTGTCTTGAACATTCGTCTGACCCATAACCTTCTCCCCCCATGCCTGTGGTATCTACTATAAAATAGGTACCTCGACCAAGCCTCGCAAACTACCGACTGACTCCTCCTCGTCGACCCTAAGGATAATGTTTTGACGAGGCAGTTTCAACCACATCATCTAGGATGTCTCTCGGTGAACCCACTCAAGATAAGGTGGAAACCCATTACTCACCGGAACTGCTATTATTTCCGGGACCTTGTACGAATGAATCTTCCGTATTGTTTCTTCGAGGGCATTGAATTTATCAGAAGTTGTTTTGATCAACAGCAGTGACTCTTGTTCATTCATTATCTTTCCTTCCCACCAGTAAGTTGAGCGCACGGTGGGAATCGTCGAAGCGCAAGCTGCGAGGCGAGAGCGTACCACTTGGTCGGCAATCTTACCCGCTTCATCTTGGCTTGCTGCTGTGACCATGACAACCACCACATGAATCGGTTCAGCCGCCATAGGTGACCAGAATACCCAAGCCCCTCTCTACAATCAACCTGACCATTCCAGCGGAGCGAATGACTCCCAACTCCCTTGGGTTATTGAGCAACATCCATGCCTTGCCAATTAAGGCTCATGAATAACATTGTGTTGTTTTACAATGACTTATGACTTTAACCCCGGTTGAGGATGTTGGTCTGAGACAAGCGACTGTATGGTAAACGTGGCGATCAAACAATTTTTTGAACACGATGTTCAAAACCGACCGTTTCCAGTCATTGCACGAGCCGTTTAAGAGGTGAGCTAAGACCGATCTTATGCCTTCCCCATCTTTGCTATCTCCAAGAAGTAATGGGCGAATGTCTTCATTCCTCCCGAGGCCTGGCCCCAGTCGTAATATTCGTTGGGAGCGTGATATCCATGCTCGGGCAGACTCAAACCTATGAAAAGGATTGGCACCTTCCAGGTTTTCTGCATGGTGACTACGGCACCGATTGATCCTCCTTCTCGCACAAAGGCAGGATCCTTACCAAACCCAGCCTTTACCGCGCGTTTCACACAATCTACGTAGGATCCGGCAAAACTGCCCTTGAAGGGATGGAGCATGCCCTCTCGCTCAACCTTCACGCTTGGATTGACCTTGACAACATGCGTTTTGAGCAGGGCAAACACTCTTTCGGGTACTTGGTTGGGAACCAGGCGCATGCTGACCTTGAGTTCGGCATGACCTGGCACAATTGTCTTAACACCCTGTCCGTGATATCCCCCGCTGAGTCCATGGATTTCGAAGGTGGGAGATGCCCAGATCCGTCTCATGATATCTGCACGATTCTGCGTACGAAGAGACCGAAACCCGTAGGCCTCTTTGAAACGTTCTACTTCGAAGCCCGACTTGAGAAAATTCTTGATCTCACTCTTTGTGGGTCCAATCACATCGTCATAGAAACCCGGTAGCTTTACCCTGCCGGTCCTGGCATCGACACAGGTGTTCGCCACCTCGATCAATTCAGCCAAGGGATTGCGAGCCGCTCCTCCTGTCACACCTGAATGTGCGTCTTTGGCTCCAGTACGCAGAATCAGACGTGCACCGACCAGGCCTCGCAAACCGTATGGCACAGCAGGTCGTCCCTTGGCAATCCAGATCGTATCCGAAACAACCACGGAATCCGGTCGCGGAATCACGCTGGGGTGTCGAAGCCCGGCGGCGAAGTGTGGGCTCCCAATCTCTTCTTCCAGTTCCCACAAGAATCGGATGTTGATCGGCCAACCTTGTTCGATAGCATATCGAGCGCCGAACATCGCCGTGAGAGCCGGTCCCTTGTCATCGGTCGCTCCTCGCCCCCGATAAATGCTGTTTTCATTCTTAAAGACAAACGGCGCCTGCCTCCATTCCGGCTCTTGCGCCGGCTGCACGTCCAGATGATTATAGATGGTGATAGTCGGATACTGGGCACCTGTGGTCCATCCTCCAGAAACAATAGGGTATCCTCCGGTCTCTACCACTTGAACCTCGGCATTCATTCCGGTCAAGTACTGCCTCGCAAGGTCAGCCATGCGTCGCATATCGCTCGAACGGGATGAATCCATACTGATTGACGGCACCTCTACCATCTGTCCCAACAGATCCTCAAACCTTGGGCGTGACTCCTTTACAAAGTTCCTCAGTCGCCGCTCACTCACCATACGAATGATCCTCCTTGACTCAAAGACAGGGGATTATAGCGATCGTGCCCCGCGAGAGGAAGCAGATCCGGGTTATAAAGTAAGAATGATGATAAGATGCCTTTCATTCACCATGACCACATCCGCACGAATCGTCATCCCTCTCGTTGTCGTTCTGCTCACGCTTATAGGAGCTACCCCACGAACACTGCTGTACGCAGAGGAATCGACCAGCATCCAACAGATACTCGAAGAACCGCGGATCTATCATCTCCGGCGTGCGACATTGCGAGGGATTGTACGAGATGTACAGCCGCTCGATCCCTACACAGTTCCAAATGGCGACAACTGTTATGGCGCTTACCTGTTCCGCCTTGAGGACGATGAGGCCACCATTCCAGTAGCAGTGTTGGGTATTTGTGGTAGACCAATTGTCCGTGACCCGGAAGTCGAGGATGGAGATCGAGTCGAAGTGAGTGCCACGATTCAGGCACCGAGTCACGGGGGTTACTATCTCAGTTTCAAAGGATTGAAAGTGGTGACCGAGCAGGAAGGAGTCGTGCAAGCAGTGGCCGATCGCATTCTCCCGATCGTGGAGTAGGTCTTTCTCTTCAATAGATCTACCGAAATGCTATGGGATTGCCGCGTAACGAGATCGTGCAGCAGGAACCTTGTCGAATTCATCCACGTTGTGTTGGGAGAGGGAAGCGGAGTCTGATGGCATGAGGTGATTCAACCAATGAGTATGGAGATTAGAAGGCGAGGTCTCACCATCATCCTCGTGCTGATTGTGACAGTATTGATCGGCTGTACGAGCAGCCAAGGATTCGACCGAACTGCAATAAACGAAGCGCTTCACATAGATCTTGACAGAAATGAAGACCAGCCACCTGCAAATCCGGCTTCGAATCTATCCCTGCCCTTTCGCCTCGGTGTCTTTTTCGCGAACCACGACATTCCGACCGGACAGTCCATCCGGAAAGTGGAGTGGCTGGTCGCGGATAGGGACCAACTTCTCCGTTTGCTGACGACCCTGCAAGATGAACGGATACTCACGGATACCGTCGTGCTGATGGATGCCACACTGCGAGGGGAGAATATACTTGGGATCAGACAGTCTGGCGCCCGTTATGGAGCCGATGTCGTGCTGATCGTGGAAGGGGCGGCTGCCGTCGATCGGTACAACAACGCCTACGCGCGGTTCTATCCGACCTTGATCGGTGCCTATTTCGCTCCCGGCACCGAAAGTGGCGCGCTTGTTGCTCTCACCGGCAGCTTATGGGGGATCCAATCCGAATGGCACCCTCCTACCCAAGCGGTCGAAGGAGTAGCAAAGTCAGTCGGTCCCGCGGTCTTCGTAGAGGACGATGGCGTCGTGGCGCAGGCCAAGGAAGCCGCGATCGAAGCATTGGGCAAGCGCATCATCGATCAGCTGCGCCTCCTGAAAGAAGAGCTTCCACGCGCGAAGCTTCCTTCACAGTGAATCGAATTGTGGAGAAGAAGCTGCTTGCCTCTTTCGAGAAGTCGCACAATTATCGGAAGACGTCGAATAACATACGGAGTCCCACCTGAATCGTAAAGTTCCAGCCGGGAGCAAACTCTTCTCCCGTCAGGGCTTCTGTTTCCAGTGAGCCGTTCCGCAGGCCTCGAAAGACCAGATCTATCTGGGTCATGGGATTTTTGTACCAGCGGAAGCCGGTTTGAAAGGCGGGAAACTTTTCTTCGTAAGAAAAGGGATCGCCGTTGAAAACTTCTCCCAAGATCCGCAACTCGCGCGTCAGCGGTGTGATCACCTCAAAACCGGCAGCCCAATACAATTTACCCTGGAAAGTCATGGGACCTGCATCATAGCGGTATTTCATGCCGAGGTTGAAATGAATGGCCAGGTTGTTGTCGTAGGGGTCGGTCTCGGGATCCGGTGTAAACAAAAACCAACTGAGGTGCGCCATGGCGTAACCATCCCAAAGCTGGCGATTGCCGCTGAGGGGAAATAACGTGGCGGCGGCAACGGAGAGCGAGGGAAACGCGCCGAGGGAACCATGCAGGACATACTTCGGCTGAATGAGCATATCGAGCGGACGGGCTCGATGGTCCTGATAGGTGAAACCGAACCGCCGGCAGTCAATCCGAATCGGTCGGTGATGGAAACGCCCTGCAATGTACGCACCTCAAAGGCCGGCTTATCTCCCTTCACCACTGTCACACCGCCGTACGATTCAGTCAGAAGCTGCCCCTTATAGACAATCCGGGCATCATCCGTGACGAAGGGCCGAACGGCAAGCGCTGCGTCTGGACAGAAGGAACCACCGATGGGCCCGAGAAAGAGGAGCGCATAGCGTACGAAACGAGTTCTCTGTGGACATGTCTGCATCACGGGTCTCCCAAGCCCCTCAGTCTATGGGAGGCTCGATGACGCTCCCCGGCGTGAGACTAAGTTCAATACTTTACTTTGTACAACGAAAGCATAAAAAATGCGTTGTATTCTTTTATTGCGATCCTTCAACATTTCCCCATTTGTAGGTCGCGACATCATGTCTAATGGTTCGCTTCCTTTGTTGGGTTAAACTCGCACTGGACAGGGAGCGGCGAGCAGGGTTGAACCGATGAGACGCCGCCATCCGACCAGGCAGTGACGGTTTGTGCCTGAAGGAAGGTCGGTCATGCCGAAAGTTCTCGCCCTTTGCTGAAGATAGCTGCCGGTATTTAGCCGAAGCTTGGGTGGGTCATTCCGTTCGAAGGCGATATCCAACTCCCAGCTCCGTCACAAGATAGCGGGGATGTGCAGGGGTTTTCTCCAATTTGTTTCTCAACTGACGCATATAGACCCGTAGATAATGGCCTTCCTCCACATGGAGCGGACCCCAGACTTCCTTCAGCAGCTGCCGGTGGGTCAGCACTTTGCCGGCATAGCGGATCAACGTGGTGAGCAGCTTGTATTCGATCGGTGTGAGATGAACTTCCTTCCCTGAGACAAACACCTGCCGCCGTCCGAGATCTACCTTCAGATCGCCGAGCACAAACTCCGATTCCCCACCGTCACCGGTTCTGGTTGCATGACGAAGCGCGGTTCGCACCCGTGCGAGAAGTTCGTTCACTCCGAACGGCTTGGTGATATAGTCGTCGGCGCCGAGGTCCAGAGCCGCTACTTTTCCCTGTTCCTGATCACGAGCCGACAGCACGATGATGGGCGTCGCGGTCCACTCCCGCACCTGGCGGATGACCTCGCCTCCGTCGAGATCAGGCAGACCAAGGTCCAGGAGAATGAGATCGGGATTCCTCGCTTTCGCCTCTGTGAGCCCATCCTGCCCCGTCGCGGCTTCGTGGAGGCGATAGCCATGCGCGGGAAGTGTCGTCCGCAGGAACCGACGGATCTCAGGTTCATCTTCGATAAGGAGTATCGTGGCTTCCTGTGACATAGGGCCTGCCGGTTCGCTTGACCAGAATTACGCCTCCCGAGCCTCCGGCTGCTCGGTTTCTACAGGCAGCTGCTGATCAGGCAGCGGGATCGAGAAGCGAAAGACGGCTCCGCCTCCGGAGCGATTCTCAGCCCAGATACGTCCATCATGCGCTTCTACAATACCACGACAAATCGTCAGCCCCAGCCCGACTCCTCCCTCTCGCGCGGGCTTTGCACGATAGAATTTGTCGAAGATGCGGGATTCCTCCCCAACAGGGATGCCTGGTCCTCGATCTGCCACTTCCACGACGATTTCTCGATCAGTCGCCGACGCGGCCAGCTCGATCATCGTTCTCGCAGGCGCATACTTCACGGCGTTCTCGATAAGATTGATTACCACTTGTTCCAGGAGCACTCCATCGACAGGCGCGAGCGGAAGGCCTGCAGGTAGCGACGTATTGACGGTATGATCGCGCAGCCGCCCCTCTAGTCTGGCCAAGGCCGCACCGATAATCTCATCTAAAGGATGCCACTCTTTGCTGAGTTGTACGGCCCCCGTCTCAATGCGCATGATATCGAGGACGTTCTTCAGCAAACGATCAAGGCGATCAGCCTCTCGATAGATGGATCGAGCGAGCTCCTGCCGATCTATGGCACTGAGCTCTCCTTGCCCTTCAACCAGGCTGCTGGCAGCACCGGTGATGGTGGCCAGCGGAGTTCGTAGATCATGGGAAACCGAACTGAGAATCGCATTCCGCGTGCGCTCCGATTCTGCTTCCACGTGCGCCTGCTGAGCTTCGTCGGATAAGCGAGCCCGTTCGATTGCCAGGGCCACCTGGTTCGTCAGGGATTCCAGCAGATGCAATTGCTCAGGGTCCAGGAGGAGGGCGGCGTTCTTCGGACGGAGAGCGACGACTCCGATCGGCCCCGTTGAGCATACCAACGGCAAATACAGCGCGCTGGCCCCTGGAAGCGTATCGGTTCCGAGCCCTGCTCGCTCGTTGTGGTCGTACACCCATTGAGCCACACCCGACTCCTTTGGGTTCAACTCAAAAAACAGGAGTTCCCCTCGTTGCAGCTGTACCTTTTTATCGGCATCCGCGAGGAATACGGCAATCTGCGCATCAAACACATCCCGAAGATGCTTGGCTGCGAGTTGGGCCAACATCCCCGTTCCTCGATGAGTGGCGAGATCGCGGCTCATGGAATACAACACACCCGTGCGATGCGCTCTATCACGTGCCAGCTCAGCTTGTTGCCGAATTCGTACCGCCAGGTTGCCGATGATCAGTGCGACCACAAGCATCACGCCGAAGGTCAACAGATATTCGATGTCGGTGACGGCGAAGGAGAAGTAGGGAGGCACGAAAAAGAAGTCGAATGCAGCCACGCTCAAGACCGATGCGAGCGCCGACGGACCGCGACCGAAACGAATCGCGATCGCGATGACGGCAACAAGATACATCATGATTAGATTCGGAGCCGCGAAATAGGGAACCATCAGCCAGTCGACCGCCGTCGCGATCAATACCGCTGCCAAAGCATAGGCATATCCTGAGACACCGCCGGTGCTTCGGGCGGGACGGCGCACAAGTGGTTGTCCCTCGCCGGACGTTCCCGTAATGACATAGATGTCGATCTCTCCACTTTGATGGACAAGATCCGAGACCACCGACCCGAACAGCCATTCTTTCCAGTGAGATCTGAGGGGTTTTCCGACGATAATTTTGGTAGCGTTCCGGCTCCGCGCGTAATTCAGGAGTTCCTGCGCCACATCTTCGCCCGTCAGCGTCACTGTTTCGGCGCCCAGTTGCTCCGCCAACCGAAGGGTTTGCACCAAACGATCCCGTTCGGTTTGCGGTGAGCGAAGATGCCGGGGAATCTGTACATACACGGCGATCCATTTGGCGTGAAGATCCGCCGCCATCTGGCGCGCAGTTCTGATCAGGCGAGGACCACGGGCCTTCATGTTGACGCAGACCATGATGGTTTCGGCCGCGGGCCAAGTCCGCACCACCGCATGGTCACGCCGATACATTTCCATCTGCTGATCGACACGTTCGGCCGTGCGCCGGAGGGCGAGCTCGCGAAGCGCGATCAGATTGCCCTTGGCGAAGAAATTGTGAATCGCATGCTGGATCTGTTCCGAGACATACACCTTCCCGTCTTTGAGTCGTTGAAGAAGATCGTCGGGCGGGAGGTCGATTAGCTCCACATCATCCGCCCGTTCGAGTACAGAATCCGGTACAGTCTCACGCACCCGCACACCCGTAATCTGTGCGACCACATCGTTCAGGCTTTCCAGGTGCTGTACATTCACGGTGGTGTAGATCGTGATACCGGCCTTCAATAACTCCTGAACATCCTGCCACCGTTTGACATGACGCAAGCCCGGCGCGTTGCTGTGTGCGAGTTCATCGATGAGAATGACGGAGGGACGTCGCGCGAGCGCAGCATCGAGATCGAACTCCAACAGCGTCGTGCCCCGGTACTCGACACGCTGGCGGGGGAGGATCTCAAGTCCCTCGACCAGCGCGTCGGTCTCCGCCCGTCCGTGGGTCTCGACGACGCCGATGACGACATCGACTCCATCACGTCGCTGCTCGTGCGCCGCTTGAAGCATGGCATAGGTTTTCCCCACACCGGGATTGGCACCGAAGAAGACTTTCAGCTTGCCTTCCGATCGGCGAGCTTCTTCGGCCTGAACGCGCGTGAGCAGCACGTCGGGATCTGGTCGTTTCTGGTTCATACGTTGACAGATCCTCAACCGGTCTTGGATGCGGAACGGACCATGAAGCCGGAATTCTATGGCAGCGGGAAAAGAGGGTCAACGCGATTGTCGGAGCACTGCCCGCCGGCGGCGTTGGCCTTGGTCAAGATCGTGAATGCTCCAGACTCGTAGCGACATCCTCCAGTACGTCCAACGCCAGATTGAGCTCAAGGACATTGACACGCGGCTCTCCCAACAGGCCGAACTGGCGTCCTTCCGTGTGCTTGCTCACCAGCGTCAGCACGCTGTTCTCATCCAGGCCTCGAGCGCGGGCCACTCGCTTCAGTTGGTACAGGGCAGCTGCCGGGCTGATGTGGGGATCCAGCCCGCCTCCAGAAGCGGTCACCAGGTCGACGGGGATGGGCAAGACGTTCCCTGGGTCTGCGGCTCGTAAGGCGGCAACTCTCGATTTGACCGCTTCGATCAAGAGCTGGTTGGTCGGTCCGAGGTTCGACCCTCCCGATGCAGCGGCGTTGTAGGGAAACGGCGCGGTCGCCGACGGACGGCCCCAGAAATACTCCGGCTTGTCAAAATACTGTCCGATCAACTTCGACCCGACCATCTTGCCTTCCCGCACGATCAAGCTACCGTTCGCTTGGTCTGGGAAGAACAGTTGAGCCATCCCTGTGACAGCCAACGGATAGATGAGGCCTGTCAAAACCGTCAGAAGCAGTAGCATGGTCAGAGCTGGTCGTAGTTGGTCTTTCATAAGTCCTCAGTAGTCTTTCTAAAGGATGATCAAAAAGGTCGTCCAGCAAGACCGCAGGCGATGCCAACAACGCAGGTGTACCCTCTGGGGTACATTGAGGATGTTGGCGAGCCGAGAACGAAGCTGGCGGCCTTTTTCATCATCCTCATACAAGGTGAAGCGCGACGAGAATCATATCGATCAACTTGATGCCGACAAACGGCACGAGCATGCCGCCCAACCCATAGATCAACAGGTGGCGCTGCAACAATGAACCGGCGCCGATCGGCCGATACTTGATTCCTCTTAAGGCAAGTGGAATGAGCACGATGATGATCAGGGCGTTGAAGATGACAGCGGACAGGACCGCACTCTGGGGAGTCGTCAGCCCCATCACGTTCAATGCGTTGAGCGCCGGATAGGTCGTGGCGAAGGCCGCGGGAATAATCGCGAAGTATTTAGCCACATCGTTCGCGATGCTGAAGGTCGTGAGGGCGCCCCGGGTCATGAGCAACTGCTTTCCGATTTCCACGATCTCGATGAGCTTGGTTGGATTAGAATCCAAATCGACAAGATTCCCGGCCTCTTTTGCGGCCTGAGTTCCGGTATTCATGGCGACTGCCACATCGGCCTGTGCCAGGGCCGGGGCGTCGTTCGTACCGTCCCCCGTCATGGCGACAAGCCTTCCGTCCGCCTGCATCTCGCGGATCAATTTCAGTTTGGCTTCCGGGGTGGCCTGCGCCAGAAAGTCGTCCACTCCTGCCTCCGCCGCCACAGCTGCGGCTGTTTGCGGGTTGTCGCCGGTGATCATGACCGTCTTAATGCCCATCCGGCGTAGTTCAACGAACCGCTCCTTGATCCCTCCCTTGACGACATCTTGTAGCGTGATCACTCCGAGCACCTTCGCTTTCTCGGCGACCACTAGCGGCGTCGCGCCTTGTTTGGCAATCATGTCAACGTTTCGCCGGACAAACTGAGAAAAGCGTCCTCCCTGCGATGTCACGTAGGCTTCAACAGAATCCGCCGATCCCTTGCGAATCTCCCGTCCGTCAAGATTGACCCCGCTCATCTTTGTCTGGGCCGTAAAGGGAATAAACCTAGCGCCCATCTCACGAAGGTCGCGCGCGCGCAATCCATACTTCTCCTTCGCCAGAACGACGATGCTGCGGCCTTCCGGTGTTTCGTCAGCCAGTGACGAGAGTTGGGCTGCATCGGCCAGCGCCTGGGCTCCTACTCCCTCTGCGGGAGTGAAGGCGGTCGCCTGACGGTTGCCCAGCGTGATGGTGCCGGTCTTATCCAGCAGCAGGACGTCCACATCGCCGGCCGCTTCCACCGCCTTGCCCGACATCGCGATCACATTGGCTTGCACCATGCGATCCATCCCGGCAATGCCGATGGCCGAGAGGAGAGCCCCGATGGTCGTCGGAATCAGACAGACCAAGAGTGCCACGAGCACCGTGACAGTGACCGGCGTCCCGTGACCCATGGCCTGTACGCTGTACAGCGAGAAGGGCAGCAACGTCACCGTTGCCAACAAGAAGATGATGGTCAGCGCTGCGAGCAAAATGGTCAGAGCGATTTCATTCGGTGTCTTCTGGCGCCTGGCTCCTTCCACCATGGCGATCATCCGGTCCAGAAAACTTTCCCCCGGGCTCGCCGTGACACGAACGATGAGCCAGTCTGACAGCACCTTTGTTCCACCGGTGACGGCACTGCGATCGCCGCCGCTTTCTCGAATGACCGGCGCGCTCTCGCCGGTGATGGCACTCTCGTTCACCGATGCCACCCCCTCCACAATCTCGCCGTCGGACGGGATAAAATCTCCTGCCTCGACCAGGAACACATCTCCCGGCTTCAGTTGATTCGCCGACACCACGCTGAATGTATCGCCTCGCTTAAACTGTCGGTTCCACACAACATCGTGCTCGCTCCCAAGATCGCCTGTGCCGAGCTTCTTGGCCGTGAGCTCACGGCGCGCCCTCTTGAGCGAGTCGGCCTGCGCTTTACCTCGACCTTCCGCCATGGCTTCCGCAAAGTTGGCGAA
Protein-coding regions in this window:
- a CDS encoding M23 family metallopeptidase codes for the protein MGQTNVQDSDAFTVVVFRGSTAKPIRFSFSRKLLRRLLVCLGVVILADLLVVSHYVIRTGEVWELTAFRTEAMSAREQTAAFSTAIDDLKKRLGAMNEVNQRLRVMLGIEVPKTGDMANGRGGEEVPIPEGGDTISGGNEPRPSSGASRQISDGDQEHSSAVGLGSSRDNLQAVASVKEGLEWLSRQATVQEHILDELSQAAEQRSSRWASTPSIWPVKGWVTSGFGPRISPFTEKPAWHDGLDIGAAPNTPVHAPAQGRITSIGYDPKLGNIVRLDHGFGVETLYGHLAKALVKEGQRVERGDVIALVGSSGLSTGPHLHYMVKLNGQALDPTKYILE
- a CDS encoding formate--tetrahydrofolate ligase produces the protein MYGATGVTYEPEAERQIETAEALGYGGLPVCMAKTTLSLSHDPGLKGRPTGFTVPIRELQILAGAGFVTAVCSGIQLMPGLPKKPAGERINLDPKS
- a CDS encoding M20/M25/M40 family metallo-hydrolase; protein product: MVSERRLRNFVKESRPRFEDLLGQMVEVPSISMDSSRSSDMRRMADLARQYLTGMNAEVQVVETGGYPIVSGGWTTGAQYPTITIYNHLDVQPAQEPEWRQAPFVFKNENSIYRGRGATDDKGPALTAMFGARYAIEQGWPINIRFLWELEEEIGSPHFAAGLRHPSVIPRPDSVVVSDTIWIAKGRPAVPYGLRGLVGARLILRTGAKDAHSGVTGGAARNPLAELIEVANTCVDARTGRVKLPGFYDDVIGPTKSEIKNFLKSGFEVERFKEAYGFRSLRTQNRADIMRRIWASPTFEIHGLSGGYHGQGVKTIVPGHAELKVSMRLVPNQVPERVFALLKTHVVKVNPSVKVEREGMLHPFKGSFAGSYVDCVKRAVKAGFGKDPAFVREGGSIGAVVTMQKTWKVPILFIGLSLPEHGYHAPNEYYDWGQASGGMKTFAHYFLEIAKMGKA
- a CDS encoding divalent-cation tolerance protein CutA, which translates into the protein MAAEPIHVVVVMVTAASQDEAGKIADQVVRSRLAACASTIPTVRSTYWWEGKIMNEQESLLLIKTTSDKFNALEETIRKIHSYKVPEIIAVPVSNGFPPYLEWVHRETS
- a CDS encoding response regulator gives rise to the protein MSQEATILLIEDEPEIRRFLRTTLPAHGYRLHEAATGQDGLTEAKARNPDLILLDLGLPDLDGGEVIRQVREWTATPIIVLSARDQEQGKVAALDLGADDYITKPFGVNELLARVRTALRHATRTGDGGESEFVLGDLKVDLGRRQVFVSGKEVHLTPIEYKLLTTLIRYAGKVLTHRQLLKEVWGPLHVEEGHYLRVYMRQLRNKLEKTPAHPRYLVTELGVGYRLRTE